The proteins below are encoded in one region of Hordeum vulgare subsp. vulgare chromosome 3H, MorexV3_pseudomolecules_assembly, whole genome shotgun sequence:
- the LOC123443635 gene encoding uncharacterized protein LOC123443635, which translates to MTLTGPSPQAPGKTLGPVRWTRKQQRLNVVPFLKGLLGLCLESPMWQLEMVASPVFPARLARNRYCDVGCSIGRGVWGAMYPGIGVSKTMASLVPAGSCHSPANSPRHMGGRYVGPPTLEMWSSLEAPGNSSDKALRLRV; encoded by the coding sequence ATGACCCTGACTGGACCCTCTCCTCAAGCACCGGGGAAAACCCTTGGTCCAGTTCGCTGGACAAGGAAGCAGCAGCGTCTCAacgtcgttcccttcttgaaagGGCTGCTTGGGTTGTGCTTGGAGTCCCCGATGTGGCAGCTGGAGATGGTGGCCTCCCCGGTCTTTCCAGCGAGGCTTGCTCGTAATCGTTATTGTGATGTGGGCTGCAGCATAGGGCGCGGCGTCTGGGGGGCAATGTACCCCGGCATCGGTGTGTCCAAGACGATGGCTTCACTAGTTCCGGCCGGGTCCTGCCATTCACCTGCCAACTCTCCTAGGCACATGGGTGGAAGGTACGTTGGCCCGCCAACCCTGGAGATGTGGTCTTCTTTGGAGGCGCCTGGCAACAGTAGTGACAAGGCCTTGAGGCTCCGAGTCTAG